One Euphorbia lathyris chromosome 1, ddEupLath1.1, whole genome shotgun sequence DNA segment encodes these proteins:
- the LOC136213982 gene encoding bifunctional UDP-glucose 4-epimerase and UDP-xylose 4-epimerase 1-like, whose amino-acid sequence MAEQTILVTGGAGFIGTHTVLQLLKEGFRVSIIDNLDNSVTQAVDRVRELVGPQLSQKLEFVEGDLRNKHDLEKLFSRTKFDAVIHFAGLKAVGESVVNPRRYFDNNLIGTINLYEIMAKYKCKKMVFSSSATVYGQPEKMPCLEDFELRAMNPYGRTKLFLEEIARDIQKAEPEWEIILLRYFNPVGAHESGKLGEDPKGIPNNLMPFIQQVAVGRLDVLNVYGHDYPTKDGTPVRDYIHVVDLADGHIAALRKLFTAEKIGCVAYNLGTGLGTSVLQMVAAFEKASGKEIPLKMCPRRYGDATEVYASTEKAERELGWKAKYGVDEMCRDQWKWASSYPWGYQSKEA is encoded by the exons ATGGCTGAACAAACAATTCTTGTTACTGGTGGTGCTGGGTTTATTGGCACCCATACTGTACTGCAACTCCTGAAAGAGGGGTTTAGGGTTTCAATCATAGATAATCTTGATAATTCTGTCACTCAAGCTGTTGATAGGGTCAGGGAACTGGTTGGTCCTCAGCTTTCTCAGAAACTTGAATTTGTTGAG GGTGATCTTAGGAACAAGCATGATTTGGAGAAACTCTTTTCTCGAACCAA ATTTGATGCTGTAATTCATTTTGCTGGGTTAAAGGCAGTGGGCGAGAGTGTTGTAAATCCTCGTCGTTATTTTGACAATAATTTGATTGGTACTATTAATCTGTATGAGATCATGGCAAAATACAAGTGCAAGAAG ATGGTATTCTCATCATCTGCAACTGTATATGGGCAACCAGAAAAGATGCCATGCCTTGAAGACTTCGAGTTACGAGCAATGAACCCTTATGGGAGGACTAAG CTTTTCCTCGAAGAAATTGCTCGTGATATCCAAAAGGCTGAACCAGAATGGGAAATCATCTTACTGAGGTACTTCAATCCTGTAGGAGCTCATGAGAGTGGTAAACTTGGTGAAGATCCAAAGGGTATTCCAAATAATCTCATGCCTTTCATCCAACAAGTTGCGGTTGGCAGATTGGACGTACTCAATGTATACGGTCATGATTATCCCACCAAAGATGGTACTCCG GTCAGGGACTACATCCATGTTGTTGACTTAGCAGATGGTCATATTGCTGCTCTTAGGAAACTTTTTACAGCTGAGAAAATAG GTTGTGTAGCATACAACTTGGGAACAGGACTTGGAACATCTGTGCTTCAAATGGTTGCTGCATTTGAAAAAGCTTCTGGCAAG GAAATTCCGTTGAAGATGTGTCCAAGAAGGTATGGAGATGCTACTGAAGTCTATGCTTCAACAGAGAAAGCTGAGAGAGAACTTGGTTGGAA GGCAAAATATGGTGTAGATGAGATGTGCAGAGACCAGTGGAAATGGGCAAGCAGCTACCCATGGGGCTACCAGTCAAAGGAGGCTTGA